Proteins found in one Halococcus hamelinensis 100A6 genomic segment:
- a CDS encoding DUF7577 domain-containing protein: MTASVTTLGLSEPESMSLFVLLCIVVYVSYRYPHLLPGGRGVPPTGTTRESTPSGESRGSDRSACPHCGVENDSVFTYCRNCVRNVCT; encoded by the coding sequence ATGACTGCGTCCGTGACCACACTGGGGCTGTCCGAACCGGAATCGATGAGCCTGTTCGTCCTGCTGTGCATCGTCGTGTACGTCTCCTACCGCTATCCACACCTGCTGCCGGGTGGACGGGGCGTTCCGCCGACCGGGACGACGCGTGAATCAACCCCATCCGGGGAGAGCCGTGGCTCCGACCGCAGTGCGTGTCCGCACTGTGGTGTCGAGAACGACTCCGTCTTCACGTACTGTCGTAACTGTGTGAGGAACGTGTGTACGTGA
- a CDS encoding CDP-2,3-bis-(O-geranylgeranyl)-sn-glycerol synthase, with translation MGPAYVPNNAAVLAGGGRPIDGGRTRGGARLLGDGKTWRGTAVGTLAGAAVALVLNALVPTFTAATGLPVPTFPPVVVVALPFGAMVGDIAASGLKRRTGRERGAAFPGLDQYDFVVGSLVFAALAALDWFAATFTPPVLVVVLVLTPLLHLGTNFIAYRSGLKSEPW, from the coding sequence ATGGGGCCGGCCTACGTCCCGAACAACGCCGCGGTCCTCGCCGGCGGGGGCCGACCGATCGACGGCGGCCGAACCCGCGGTGGGGCGCGACTCCTCGGCGACGGCAAGACGTGGCGGGGCACCGCCGTCGGCACCCTCGCCGGCGCGGCGGTCGCACTCGTCCTCAACGCCCTCGTACCGACGTTCACGGCCGCGACCGGTCTCCCCGTACCGACGTTTCCACCGGTCGTGGTGGTCGCGCTCCCGTTCGGCGCGATGGTCGGCGACATCGCGGCCTCGGGGCTCAAACGTCGAACGGGCCGCGAGCGCGGGGCGGCGTTTCCCGGCCTCGACCAGTACGACTTCGTCGTCGGCAGCCTCGTGTTCGCCGCGCTCGCCGCGCTCGACTGGTTCGCGGCGACGTTCACCCCGCCGGTGCTCGTGGTCGTGCTCGTTCTCACCCCGCTGCTCCACCTCGGCACCAACTTCATCGCCTACCGTTCCGGGCTGAAGAGCGAACCCTGGTGA
- a CDS encoding DUF502 domain-containing protein translates to MTSLRRDATSGLVVLVPIIVSLYVLAFIYRTIAQLPLIETIEPAVVRVPLTLVVFAALVLAIGYLMRTASGPLVEEAIDGVINRVPGLRVVYNASKMGVETAVTGTGDLQAPVKLETWEGLRMTAFKTGTRTDDGRDILFLPTAPNITTGFVIEVTPDRYEETDERVEDALTRVLSAGFGEADDVGVPTAGRTPSPNADDD, encoded by the coding sequence ATGACTTCCCTGCGACGTGACGCCACGAGCGGCCTGGTCGTGCTCGTCCCGATCATCGTCTCCCTCTACGTTCTCGCGTTCATCTACCGCACCATCGCGCAGCTCCCGCTGATCGAGACCATCGAACCCGCCGTGGTCCGGGTCCCCCTCACGCTCGTGGTGTTCGCGGCGCTCGTGCTCGCCATCGGCTATCTGATGCGCACCGCGAGCGGCCCCCTCGTCGAGGAGGCCATCGACGGCGTGATAAACCGGGTGCCGGGCCTCCGGGTGGTCTACAACGCCTCGAAGATGGGGGTCGAAACCGCCGTCACCGGGACCGGCGACCTCCAAGCGCCGGTTAAACTCGAAACCTGGGAGGGCCTCCGGATGACGGCGTTCAAAACCGGCACCCGGACCGACGACGGTCGCGATATCCTCTTTTTACCCACCGCCCCCAACATCACCACCGGTTTCGTCATCGAGGTCACCCCCGACCGGTACGAGGAGACCGACGAACGCGTCGAGGACGCCCTCACGCGCGTACTGAGCGCGGGATTCGGCGAGGCCGACGACGTCGGGGTGCCCACCGCCGGCCGCACGCCGTCGCCGAACGCCGACGACGACTAA
- a CDS encoding DUF7333 family protein translates to MEFDLPKTAGIFVVLFAIIAIGTFMSPMAASTVGMVLGGLLVFGIVTLFVGVQHGEYRATRR, encoded by the coding sequence ATGGAGTTCGACCTCCCGAAGACGGCCGGGATATTCGTGGTGTTGTTCGCGATCATCGCCATCGGCACGTTCATGAGCCCGATGGCGGCCTCGACGGTCGGAATGGTGCTCGGCGGCCTGCTGGTCTTCGGTATCGTCACCCTGTTCGTCGGCGTCCAGCACGGCGAGTACCGCGCCACACGGCGCTGA
- a CDS encoding proline dehydrogenase family protein, translating into MIPPIANRFVAGETHGAVVDHARELETRGVRSICNRLGEHYTAPEPAAADRDAYRSLLDAIAAADVGACISVKPSQIGLDVSEDCFRDNFEQIVDHAEESGTFVWLDMEDHSTTDPTLDAYTHHANEYERVGVCVQANLKRTPEDLRRLADYPGKVRLVKGAYDEPGHLAHRGRAQVNDAYRGCLDVMFERFDGGIAVASHDAAMVKHAVDLREEWGTDFEIQMLMGVRNEVQYDLADRYDVWQYVPYGGKWFSYFSRRVMERRENLTFALRALVGR; encoded by the coding sequence ATGATACCACCGATCGCGAACCGGTTCGTCGCCGGCGAGACCCACGGAGCGGTCGTCGACCACGCCCGCGAACTCGAAACCCGTGGGGTGCGGAGCATCTGCAACCGCCTCGGCGAACACTACACCGCGCCCGAACCCGCGGCCGCCGACCGCGACGCCTACCGCTCGCTCCTCGATGCGATCGCCGCCGCCGACGTCGGCGCGTGTATCTCGGTCAAGCCCTCACAGATCGGCCTCGACGTCTCCGAGGACTGCTTTCGCGACAACTTCGAGCAGATCGTCGACCACGCCGAGGAAAGCGGGACGTTCGTCTGGCTCGATATGGAGGACCACTCGACGACCGACCCCACGCTCGACGCCTACACCCACCACGCGAACGAGTACGAGCGGGTCGGGGTCTGCGTCCAGGCCAACCTCAAGCGCACCCCCGAGGACCTCCGCCGGCTCGCCGACTATCCCGGCAAGGTCCGGCTGGTGAAGGGGGCCTACGACGAACCCGGGCACCTCGCTCACCGGGGACGGGCGCAGGTCAACGACGCCTACCGCGGGTGTCTCGACGTCATGTTCGAGCGCTTCGACGGCGGCATCGCGGTCGCGAGCCACGACGCCGCGATGGTGAAACACGCCGTCGACCTGCGGGAGGAGTGGGGAACCGACTTCGAGATCCAGATGCTGATGGGGGTCAGAAACGAGGTTCAGTACGACCTCGCCGACCGCTACGACGTCTGGCAGTACGTTCCCTACGGCGGCAAGTGGTTCTCGTACTTCTCGCGCCGGGTGATGGAGCGCCGCGAGAACCTCACGTTCGCCCTCCGCGCGCTGGTCGGTCGATAG
- a CDS encoding aldo/keto reductase produces MSQEELTSESVERANGMPTFGLGTWENEDPEACAESVRTALDMGYRHIDTAQAYENEDSVGDGIAQAEIDREEMFLATKVWTKNLAHDDVIDSTHESLEKLGVDSVDLLYIHWPQNTYEPEETLSAFEELVDEGAIDHIGVSNFEPEHLDEAREVLGEAPFANQVEMSPLLPQEELREYCDEHGIELVAYSPLARGKVFEVDELSEVAEKHDASEAQVSLAWLREKGVTVIPKATSEEHIRDNWESLTLDLDDEDVETIDGIDTVERQVDPDDSPW; encoded by the coding sequence ATGTCTCAAGAGGAACTCACATCGGAGAGCGTCGAACGAGCCAACGGAATGCCGACCTTCGGCCTCGGTACCTGGGAGAACGAGGACCCCGAGGCGTGCGCCGAGAGCGTCCGGACCGCCCTCGACATGGGCTATCGCCACATCGACACCGCCCAGGCCTACGAGAACGAGGACAGCGTCGGCGACGGCATCGCACAGGCCGAGATCGACCGCGAGGAGATGTTCCTCGCCACGAAGGTCTGGACGAAGAACCTCGCACACGACGACGTGATCGACTCGACCCACGAGAGCCTCGAAAAGCTCGGCGTCGACTCGGTCGACCTGCTCTACATCCACTGGCCGCAGAACACCTACGAGCCCGAGGAGACCCTCTCCGCCTTCGAGGAACTCGTCGACGAGGGCGCGATCGACCACATCGGCGTCTCGAACTTCGAACCCGAACACCTCGACGAGGCCCGCGAGGTCCTCGGTGAAGCGCCGTTCGCGAACCAGGTCGAGATGAGCCCCCTCCTCCCCCAGGAGGAACTCCGGGAGTACTGCGACGAGCACGGCATCGAACTCGTGGCCTACTCCCCGCTCGCCCGTGGGAAGGTCTTCGAGGTCGACGAACTCTCCGAGGTCGCCGAGAAGCACGACGCGAGCGAGGCCCAGGTCAGCCTCGCGTGGCTCCGCGAGAAGGGCGTCACCGTGATCCCGAAGGCTACGAGCGAAGAACACATCCGCGACAACTGGGAGTCGCTCACGCTCGACCTCGACGACGAGGACGTCGAGACCATCGACGGCATCGACACCGTCGAGCGCCAGGTCGACCCCGACGACTCCCCCTGGTAG